A part of Cannabis sativa cultivar Pink pepper isolate KNU-18-1 chromosome 6, ASM2916894v1, whole genome shotgun sequence genomic DNA contains:
- the LOC115725544 gene encoding elongator complex protein 6, with amino-acid sequence MEHGTPSTLLDEAVGSIAGCLLLLHDSVETTAAFLLHHFLKRSLSPHSSNAVIFVSFAHPFSHYDRILRKLGCNLAAQRDNNRFFFFDMLKWECPDEAEEAKRRSALVTLFGKIQKVIGALPQERRSSVTIMIDDISLMEVAARGSMNLVIDFLHYCHTLTSELGCSLVALNHEDIYSSTKRPTLVLQLEYLAGILIKAEPLTTGLAKDVHGQLTVLNRGTYDGAESKYRVHNFHFKVKENCVEYFIPGSRT; translated from the exons ATGGAACATGGAACTCCGTCGACTTTACTGGATGAAGCCGTTGGGTCCATCGCCGGCTGTCTTCTACTCCTCCACGACTCAGTAGAGACCACCGCtgcttttctccttcatcactTCCTCAAGCGCTCTCTCTCTCCTCATTCTTCGAATGCCGTCATTTTCGTCTCTTTCGCTCACCCCTTCTCTCACTACGATCGCATCCTCAGAAAACtc GGTTGCAACTTAGCTGCTCAAAGGGACAATAATAGATTCTTCTTCTTTGACATGCTTAAGTGGGAATGTCCAG ATGAAGCAGAAGAAGCAAAGAGAAGAAGTGCACTTGTTACTCTttttgggaaaattcagaaGGTTATAGGTGCCTTACCTCAAGAAAGGAGGAGCTCTGTTACCATTATGATAGATGATATTTCTCTTATGGAGGTGGCTGCAAGAGGATCAATGAATCTTGTCATAGACTTTCTACATTACTGTCACACGTTAACATCTGAACTT GGTTGTTCTTTAGTTGCGCTAAACCATGAAGATATCTATTCTAGCACCAAGAGGCCAACACTTGTTTTACAATTGGAGTATCTGGCAGGAATTCTGATAAAAGCCGAGCCGTTGACCACTGGGTTGGCCAAAGATGTGCATGGACAG TTGACAGTTCTGAACAGGGGCACGTATGATGGGGCTGAATCAAAATACAGGGTACATAATTTTCACTTCAAAGTGAAGGAAAATTGTGTAGAGTATTTCATTCCTGGGAGCAGAACTTAA